A region of the Parambassis ranga chromosome 24, fParRan2.1, whole genome shotgun sequence genome:
TTATAGGCTGGGGCTTCAGTTTTATCAAGATGTTTGCATTATTATACTTATTGTTTACCTAGATATATGGCCTGCATCAGCACTGATTGGACATCTACATTCCTGATGAATAAAAGGCTTTTTACACAGGATTAAGCCTTTGGGTttggttctttttttgttttgactctTTGACTGTTTTCGTTTTGGCTGTTCTTAACTGATCATCcatgaaacaacaacacaacacggAGTCCGaagtgaggacagaggaggaacgGCTCTGCTCTGAAGGATTTAGTAGGCCTGTCAGAAgatcaaaccacacacactcgTCCAAATGGTACCACGGTGTGagattatattaaaaaaaaaaactgagcagaatcctgctcttcttctctgtccaTGTTTATAAACTGTAACCTCAATCAGAGTGACAGAGACCAGACCTCTGAAACCCAGCATGGTCCTATACTGCCTGGTCCGGCAtagaaaaccacacacacacacacacacacttttatctgTTCATCCAATCACCAGGCCACATCAGAGGTTGCAGCAGAGGTTAGAAAGTGTCACATATActgtagaaaacacacacacacacactcgaacTGCAGCTGCATCACATCTAACTTACTTCCGACGGGCCGCTCCGGGCACCCTGCCAGTTTAACATCATACTCATACATTTtcacaagctgtgtgtgtgtgtgtgggtagatACCTGTTGGACATTTCATTGACCAACACTGTAAATGTGAATGTAAACGCGTTTCTCTGAAGCATACAGCGTTTCACAAGCTTCTGCTTCTCTCCAAGGGTTTATTTGTTGTTGacctccatctgtctggatctGATTCGACATCTTTTCTTAACAAGCAGCTGCAAACAACTGACCTTTAAGGGAGCCGAACAGCACGCTGACATGCTGATTTGTTTAAATTTTTTAAATCTCCATCTGGCGACTACATCATTGCACCCTAAACATGGGAATTGCCACAAAGAACGAACACAAATGAGTTGTGCAATTGTCCTAtaacatcctcacacacaggacacCGTCCCTGCTGCCTGATTGGTCCGTGAGAGGATGAAGGCGGAAAACCTTTCCTTTACATCCATATGTATCTGTCGCTCACATTGTGAAAAACCCGGTTACAGATGTACACACTTGCACGGataagtgtgtgttcacattccAGTCCAGCTCCCTCACACTGTCAGGACAAGACTTCCAGGTCATTAACCCCCGCTGTGACAGAAAATCGGTCATGTTCTGGAGGATCACTGTTTGCCTTCCCGCCGGATGTTCCTGTCACAAAATATCAAAGCACTGTAGTCTTTTTGAAATATAATATGATATTTCCACTCCCATAAACATGTTCATAATTCTCTCTTATTGTCCGGCACATCCTTTTTGCCCGGGCTTTCTCCACTCCCTGCTGTATCGCTGCACTCTCTGCAACCTCTCCTTTAGTTATTTTGCtttgatttttcttctttctttttttttaaaggcactTGAACTGAGGTGAAAagcaatttgtgtgtgtgtgtgtgtgtgtgtctgctggggGAGTATGGCTGTGATAAGGGACAGGGAACTGGAGTGCTTAGACACAGATGGATGATGTTTTTCTCACCCTAAGCCTCactccagttttttttcttctggtttTCATAGCTACCAAACAGGAGAACAAATCTTTAatttcctttttgtgttgttgtttcttcatTCTTTTTAGTCACCAATGAGACGTGGGATGTTTTTCcagaaaataaaactgtattttGCTTCATACCATAAATGGTGTGAAGCAAAATACAGTTTTCGGGGCATATTAGTCACTTGCTCAACATAGGTTTAAAGGGCAAAGAAAGAACATGTTTTATTAAAGTAAAGCTAACCTTTAAACCTTAAAAATGGAAGAATAATGCGTGTGCTTAAGTGAGAGAAATGATAATGACCAGTGGCATCAGGTGTCCCCCTCGGTGGCCCTGTGAATAACATCTGGAACCCGTCCCTTCGTGGTGACATCACACAACCAGCCTAACCTTTGGCCCCACACCGGCTAATTAGCAGCATGTCCCTCCATAACTGCCGGGGTCCCTTctcccttctctttttttttctccacccccccccccactccaccTGTTGCCTCATGTCACTGTAAGTGTGACCCGAGGCtctaagagagagaggggggaaaaatggtCCCTGGAAAACATTTGCAGGACTTTGTTTTATCATTCATGTGACACAACAAGATGACACCGAGCACGGCTGTTACAGCTTTCTCACCACATACGAATCAAAGCCAATGATATACCTGTGACTGTATTACATCAGGGTCTGTGTTTTATCAGCGCACAATGGGGGAGGAAAAAGAACTGTGTGAGTCCTTTTTCATGAGCTATTTTCATCTCcgtctccctcactctctctgtttGGTGGATCCATGTATCTCAGAGGTGATCATCAATCTAACGGACTCTATTATTGCTTTTCCACTAAGTGCTTTGATTCCTCAGCCCACCCAGAAGATTAAGCCCCCTCCCTCACCTATCTCCTCTCTTCTGCTGTGTATCATTTCCTTTGTGCTAACAGTCCTTTTAATCTCTCTCCAGATttgtaaaagaagaagaagcttgaCTGAAATCGTCATATTTGGTGGTGTGATAAAGTAGATAATGCCTGTTTAGACGCACTGTGACACCGGAAGCAAAAGGGGCTAAAAGGTCAGATCTCAGGAGACACACCTCTTATCCATGCACACTTCAGCTGTGCCGGCACAAGcgctgtgttaacacacacaaaacatacacacaatccTGCATCtcagaaacacaacagcacagcaaACTCACCAACATTTTGTACAAATCAGAAGTGAGGCCACCATCACTGTTTTATGCACTAAAGGTTTTCCAGTTGTGTTGTTTGGACTTGGCCATGAGAGGACCGGTGCATAGAGCATCAGTGTGGAATGATGTGGAAGGCCAAACAGAGGATTGTGGGTGCTGGGTATCTATTACAATAGAGGGGAACAAGGCGCCAGTTTGCCATTTGAGACGTgacacccccccctcccccatccgTGCACTTTATTCCGTTAACTGGCAAGATGTGCTGAAAGTTATGTGGATGCTGTGAGCAGAGCGGGATGGCCAAAATGAAATAATcaaagtgtgtttatttataatttattcaTTAGAAAAAATATAACTCTGTTAATAATAAAACCAGAAAAAAGCAGCATGATTTATTAAAGATACTAAAATCATTTATATTTCACataaatagtgtttttttttaagcttaaaataattaaaaaggaCTTTAGACATTGCCTGGCTTGTTTTAAAATGAGTATTTGGTGTGTTACATAGTGGTTAAAATAAACTATTAATTTTGCATTCAGCTGAGGATCCATTCAGGGTCCCTCGGGGTCCTGGAAAGCTTGGGGAACCAGCACCAGTGTCTCCTCCCAGCAGGAGGTAACGCCCTCTCTGGTCATTCAGATAAAAAGTCTTCCTTTCTgctcccttcacacacacagtttcttgTCCATGAACATCCAGACGTACGTCTGTGCTTCCTGCCCCTTAATGTTTTGAGTCCGCTCCAGTCGAAGACAGTCCACCATGTCCACCGGGTCTCTCAGCGATGTCGACGACGAGCTCCTGGACGGCATCCTCAAGTTTGGCTCCTCCGGGAAAGACTCCAACGACAGCACGGAGGAGAGCTCCAACTGCGAGGGTACTTGCGCAAACGAGGAACGGAGGGATGCGTCTGGCAAAAAACGGAAGACGGCGTCCAGGAAAACGGCACCCAAGGGTGTGGCACAGCAGGAGGGCAAGCAGGTGCAAAGGAACGCTGCAAACGCCAGAGAAAGAGCCAGGATGCGCGTACTGTCCAAAGCCTTCTCCCGGCTGAAGACCTCCCTGCCCTGGGTACCCCCGGATACCAAGCTCTCCAAACTGGACACGCTGCGTCTGGCATCAAGCTACATAGCGCACCTCCGGCAGATACTGGCCAACGACAAATACGAAAACGGATATATCCACCCTGTTAACCTGGTGAGACTGGGGAGGAGGGGAAACATTTTGGAGTTCCTTAATAttgttgtattatttttttaaagttattttaCTTTAGCGTAATATAACAGCATTCTACCTGACCTGCAGATGCCATATTTTAGGCCTCAGTCACGGCACTAAACTGACAGGAGTGGCTTTCAGAAGCAGGTGCAGCATGTTCTACTGATTCTAAAAAAGGCCTCTTGCAAGAAATGAAGCATCTGATTAATATCTGATTATTTCCAAAATCCTGAGCCTATAATACAGACCAGAGGCAATATTGGTGCGTAAAAAGATAGTTACGCAGCACCAAATATCCAAAGAAAAATCCCTCTGAATGAACTTAAAATAATTTTTGACAGAAAGGTGACGTCAGGTCATAAATTGTCCTGTTTTGGTGTAAAATATATTACGTTAACATGTGAATAATAAGTGTATGTTTGGATCGGATTTAATTGTGTAATATTCCACTTGTTTCCTAATGAAATGCGCTTTCCTCCGCAGACGTGGCCTTTCATGGTGGCAGGTAAACCTGAGAACGACTTGAAGGAGATGCTGAACACAACAAGGTTGTGCGGAACTACAGCGTCTTGATACAACGCAAATGGACACTTACACACTATTTTTTTAAGGGAACAAAGGTTTTTTTCATTcaaagactgaaaaaaaatacaaaagacaaGTCTCATCTCTGCAGACTTTGAGTGGGAATAATGGAGAGAATCTCTCTGATCGTTCCCGTATagaaacaaaatatttaaatacattttccatcTGTTGTCTTTGCTGGTTCAAAGATGAACTCTGTACtgctttttatataaatatatataaatattctgcatcttttttttacGCGCGCAGGCCTGCATTATGATAGATGGATATGCACATGGAAATCTCAAGCTTCCATTGTCTGAAAATGATTGTAcagaatacataaaaatatatttgtatcACTTTTTACAGTTAATACCATTTTTATTTACCTCCCAAGTTTTGACCTGGTTACTCTTCTTATCGCTGCTCTCCTTCAGAATAAGAGAACCTGAGGAGCAACAAAGCGCCATCACAGATAAGcctcctcacctctctctctctctctctctctctgttgtttctAAAAGATAACAGTGGACGTGAGTGACtttataaacaaacaacaggAGCCTGAAGATGGACCTACACTTTAAACAAACCAAATCAGCTTCATCTGCTTTCATTTTATTCATAGAATGGACAAAATTGtgttcttttattcttttatttctgaggcatcacacacacatgtgcactgATTGGACAGGCTATTAAgacttcagccaatcagaatggaGATGCGGAGCGGCCTGAGTTAGCGGAGGTCAGAGGACGTTTAGGATATTTTGAAagttgtagaaaaaaaactgtgcgcCCTGAGCTTTAATCCCGCCCAGGCCAGTTGTTTTAATTTGCTCGGGTTATGAccgctgtgtttacatcacgcAGACAGTTATTTATGCAGACTGACAcgcggcctctctctctctctctgtgtgtgtgtgtgtgtgtgtgttttactgggataaaaaagaaagataccTTCAAACAAGTGTCCACATAGATTATAATGTTGTTTTGCCTTCTTCACCCTGAATCTAGGCCTCACAATCCGTCTCTTCCTGCAGAAAc
Encoded here:
- the tcf21 gene encoding transcription factor 21, translated to MSTGSLSDVDDELLDGILKFGSSGKDSNDSTEESSNCEGTCANEERRDASGKKRKTASRKTAPKGVAQQEGKQVQRNAANARERARMRVLSKAFSRLKTSLPWVPPDTKLSKLDTLRLASSYIAHLRQILANDKYENGYIHPVNLTWPFMVAGKPENDLKEMLNTTRLCGTTAS